The window GAGCGGCACGAAGCGGTTCGAAAGGAGAAGCAGCCCCGCTCCCAGCTCGATCGCTTTCACGACCTTCATCCAGCCGCTCTCGATCAGCATCACCTGAAAGGCGTGCGGGGGAGCGATCGGGAGGAGGCCGAGGAAGCCGCCGACGCCGGTCGCGGCGAAGAGCGCTCCGAGGGCCAGACGCGCAGCCGGGACGACGTGTCTCATCGACGCGCCCGCGTGGCCTGAGGCGCACCACCCGGCGGGCCCATCACAGCAGCTCGGCGAGACCCGGGAAGCCGGCCCGGAGCCGCGCCGCCTCCGGGGCCAGGTCCGCCAGGAGAACGAAGTCCGCGAAGTCGAATCCGGGTCCCACGGTGCACGACACGAGCGCCAGGTCGCCGAGGGGCCGCGCCGCCTGCCACGCGCCGGCGGGAACGACGGCGATCGGCTCGAGACCTTCGCTCGCGCGCCCGAGGACGTGCCGCTCGACACCCGCGAGCTCCGCGTCGACGACGAGGACCTCGAGCGGGTCCCCTTCGTGGAAGAACCATACCTCGTCGGAGAGCACGCGGTGCCAGCGGCTCACCTCGCCGCGCGAGAGGAGGAAGAGGATCGCGGTCAACGCCGGACGGCGAACGAGCCGCCCGGAGTCCTCGACGACCGTTCCGGAACGGTAGACCTGCCGGTAGCGCCCGCCTTCGGGATGGGGTTCGAGCCGGAGGGCGGACGCGAGACGGACGGCGAGGTCGCTATCCGTTGCCATTCGCAGCTCCCTTGCGGACGACCCACGTCGTCATGGCGCGCTGGCCCGAAACCACCGTCGTCTTGATCGGATCGAGGAGCTTTCCGCCGAGCTCCGCCGTGAGCGCCGCCAGGTACGCCTCGTCGACGAGATAGCGGTCGGTCCCGTCGGGGAGGGCGTAGCGGCGTCCCCCGCGCGGCTCGACGCGATCCTCCATCCCGATGGAGGAGGCGAGACGGCAGAAGAAGAGGCCCCCGGGCGCGAGGAGGCGCCACGTCCCGCGGAGCTTCGCGAGGAAGTGCTCCTCGTCACGGGCGAAGTGCAGGACGGCATTTGAGAAGACGACGTCGGCGCAGCCGTCGGGAAAGCTGCTGGCGTCGACCGGCTCCTGCCGGAAGCTCGAATCCGGAAGCGACGGAGCGAGACGTTTCGCGAGAGAGCGCACCGCTTCGATCGCGCCGGCGTCGGAGTCGAGCGCGAGGACCTCGTAGCCCTCGCGCAGGAAGAAGACGAGGTTCCTGCCGCGGCCGCAGCCGGCGTCGAGGACGCGCATCCCGGGCGCGATCCGCCCGCGCAGGATCTGGTCGAAGAGGTAGATGTCGATCGCGCCGAAGAGGGCTCCGAGGTCCGTGGCCTTCCGTTCCGCCTCCGGTTCCGGTGCCGTCGTCATCTCCGGGGACTCCCGTTCGGGCCGCTCGACTCCAGCCACTCC is drawn from Holophagales bacterium and contains these coding sequences:
- a CDS encoding cupin domain-containing protein; the encoded protein is MATDSDLAVRLASALRLEPHPEGGRYRQVYRSGTVVEDSGRLVRRPALTAILFLLSRGEVSRWHRVLSDEVWFFHEGDPLEVLVVDAELAGVERHVLGRASEGLEPIAVVPAGAWQAARPLGDLALVSCTVGPGFDFADFVLLADLAPEAARLRAGFPGLAELL
- a CDS encoding class I SAM-dependent methyltransferase, whose translation is MTTAPEPEAERKATDLGALFGAIDIYLFDQILRGRIAPGMRVLDAGCGRGRNLVFFLREGYEVLALDSDAGAIEAVRSLAKRLAPSLPDSSFRQEPVDASSFPDGCADVVFSNAVLHFARDEEHFLAKLRGTWRLLAPGGLFFCRLASSIGMEDRVEPRGGRRYALPDGTDRYLVDEAYLAALTAELGGKLLDPIKTTVVSGQRAMTTWVVRKGAANGNG
- a CDS encoding membrane spanning transport protein, translating into MRHVVPAARLALGALFAATGVGGFLGLLPIAPPHAFQVMLIESGWMKVVKAIELGAGLLLLSNRFVPLGLALLAPGVVSITLYHLLLDPAFLWIVPVIVALEGFLLWTYRGSFRGLLVRDAQPGA